The following are from one region of the Carnobacterium gallinarum DSM 4847 genome:
- a CDS encoding acetyl-CoA acetyltransferase — MGKIYILGGAQTDFERNWTKEGKSFIALLTEVVEDTLKNANLSYEDIAKLNKQNRIACFIGNFGGESYVNQGHLGALLTEVHSAFYGVPSARYEAACASGSVAIDAAITKLRAEDYDVTLVIGWELMKTVNSTTGGDILGLAAFYEKEAKGISFPFPKLFGSIADEIVNRDKANQERIMDSLALLSNKNYKNAKQNKLAQTRKWYMSLEQAKLRGTDSNPSIGGLLAISDCSQVTDGAVGVVLVNENFKTSNSNKSEIKGWGHRVAPMLLKTKLSLSKESPYILPWTKQTIDDTYQRAKLSVNDIDVFETHDCFTSSEYLAISSFGICAPGNEFEVIEQGIIEIEGSKPINPSGGLIGCGHPVGASGVRMLLDLHKQVTGTAVGYQITNAKNAMMLNIGGSATTNYSFIVGRV; from the coding sequence GTGGGAAAAATATATATATTGGGTGGCGCGCAAACGGATTTTGAAAGAAATTGGACAAAAGAAGGAAAAAGTTTTATTGCTTTATTAACAGAAGTAGTGGAAGATACTTTGAAAAATGCTAATTTATCCTATGAAGATATTGCAAAATTAAATAAACAAAATAGAATTGCTTGTTTTATTGGTAACTTTGGAGGTGAAAGTTATGTTAATCAAGGTCATTTAGGTGCTTTATTAACAGAAGTCCATTCTGCTTTTTACGGGGTTCCTTCTGCTAGATATGAAGCAGCATGTGCTTCTGGATCTGTGGCCATTGATGCTGCAATAACTAAGCTACGAGCAGAAGATTATGATGTTACTTTAGTTATTGGATGGGAATTAATGAAAACAGTAAATTCAACAACAGGTGGAGATATTTTAGGTTTAGCGGCTTTTTATGAAAAAGAGGCTAAAGGAATTTCTTTTCCATTTCCTAAACTATTTGGCAGTATTGCAGATGAGATTGTTAATCGAGACAAAGCCAATCAAGAACGAATTATGGATAGTTTGGCACTATTATCAAATAAGAATTACAAAAATGCTAAACAAAATAAATTAGCACAAACGAGAAAATGGTATATGAGTTTAGAACAAGCTAAATTAAGAGGTACAGATTCAAATCCATCAATTGGAGGACTGTTAGCCATTTCGGATTGTTCTCAAGTGACGGATGGTGCTGTTGGGGTTGTGCTAGTTAATGAAAACTTTAAAACAAGTAATAGCAATAAGTCTGAAATTAAAGGCTGGGGACATCGTGTTGCGCCGATGCTATTAAAGACTAAACTATCATTAAGTAAAGAAAGCCCATATATTTTACCTTGGACAAAACAAACTATTGATGATACATATCAACGCGCTAAGTTAAGTGTTAATGATATTGATGTATTTGAAACACATGATTGTTTTACTTCAAGTGAATATCTTGCTATTTCAAGTTTTGGAATTTGTGCTCCAGGTAACGAATTTGAAGTTATTGAGCAAGGAATTATTGAAATAGAAGGAAGTAAACCAATTAATCCGAGTGGTGGTTTAATTGGGTGTGGACATCCAGTAGGAGCTAGTGGGGTCAGAATGCTATTGGATTTGCATAAACAAGTTACTGGCACAGCTGTGGGGTATCAAATAACAAATGCAAAAAATGCAATGATGTTAAATATTGGTGGTTCAGCAACTACTAATTATTCGTTTATTGTTGGGAGAGTGTAA